Proteins encoded within one genomic window of Pygocentrus nattereri isolate fPygNat1 chromosome 9, fPygNat1.pri, whole genome shotgun sequence:
- the rpl10 gene encoding 60S ribosomal protein L10, translating into MGRRPARCYRYCKNKPYPKSRFCRGVPDPKIRIFDLGRKKAKVDEFPLCGHMVSNEYEQLSSEALEAARICANKYMVKTCGKDGFHIRMRLHPFHVIRINKMLSCAGADRLQTGMRGAFGKPQGTVARVHIGQVIMSVRTKAQNKEHVIEALRRAKFKFPGRQKIHISKKYGFTKFNAVDFDDLLQEKRLVPDGCGVKYIPSRGPLTRWKALHAN; encoded by the exons CTACAGATACTGCAAGAACAAGCCTTACCCAAAGTCCCGTTTCTGTCGGGGTGTGCCTG ATCCCAAGATCAGGATCTTCGACTTGGGCAGGAAGAAGGCTAAGGTGGATGAGTTCCCTTTATGCGGTCACATGGTGTCTAATGAGTACGAGCAGCTGTCCTCTGAAG CTCTTGAGGCTGCCCGTATCTGTGCTAACAAATACATGGTGAAGACCTGCGGCAAAGATGGTTTCCACATCCGCATGCGCCTCCACCCTTTCCACGTCATCCGCATCAACAAAATGTTATCCTGTGCCGGAGCTGATAG GCTCCAGACTGGAATGCGTGGTGCTTTTGGAAAGCCCCAGGGTACAGTGGCTCGTGTGCACATTGGTCAGGTGATCATGTCTGTGCGCACTAAGGCCCAGAACAAGGAACACGTCATTGAGGCTTTGAGGAGAGCCAAGTTCAAGTTCCCTGGCCGTCAGAAG ATCCACATCTCCAAGAAGTATGGCTTCACCAAGTTCAATGCCGTTGACTTTGATGACCTGCTGCAGGAGAAGCGTTTGGTTCCTGATGGCTGTGGGGTGAAATACATCCCCAGCCGTGGACCACTGACCCGCTGGAAGGCCCTGCATGCCAACTAA